From Candida dubliniensis CD36 chromosome 7, complete sequence, the proteins below share one genomic window:
- a CDS encoding glucose transporter of the major facilitator superfamily, putative (Similar to S. cerevisiae STL1), with product MEKESSLENSRNSSINDFDDSTLSNKVHTFLGHSGTQLNFIISTFAGVGFFLFGYDQSLIGSLLTLPNFEETFPSISGPEDGVLQGTVVSIYEIGCFAGAIATIYCGNKFGRIKCMLIGCIIIIIGAALQASAFSVGHFIVARIVTGVGTGFMTSTVPVWQSELSRATTRGKLIMLMGSLITAGVATAYWVDFGFYFVSDNDPKGISWRLPIILQVIFPIVLLSVIFKVPESPRWLMSKKRVKEARIVFSAIYNLPENDSEVASQLAEIQSALELEEAESAGFNIKELVKQGPTRNFQRLSLACWSQIFQQISGINLITYYAGTIFEKYIHMSPFNARILAACNGTEYFLASLLGIVFIERVGRRKLLFFGAIGQALTMMALTISTWQADKQRAENGGGSGAGIAAAVFLFVFNSVFGVSYLGGTWLLPTEVSSLQLRAATAALSTSCNWIFNFMVVMITPVAFQNISYYTYTIFACINILIAPMIYIFYPETSGRTLEELDIIFSKTPVWRPWEVVAIERETPKRDFTKDMEKPFTEHIDRVESD from the coding sequence atggaaaaagaaagttcACTCGAGAATTCGAGAAATTCCTCAATCAACGACTTTGATGATTCTACTTTATCTAACAAGGTACACACATTTTTGGGACACTCAGGTACCCAattaaatttcattatatcTACTTTTGCTGGTGTTGgattctttttatttggGTACGATCAAAGTTTAATTGGAAGTTTATTAACATTGCCCAATTTCGAAGAAACGTTTCCGTCTATACTGGGCCCTGAAGACGGTGTTCTCCAAGGTACGGTTGTGAGTATTTATGAAATAGGATGTTTTGCCGGGGCCATTGCAACAATTTATTGCGGAAACAAATTTGGGCGTATCAAGTGTATGCTTATTGGGTGTatcattataattattggaGCTGCCCTTCAAGCTAGTGCTTTTTCGGTGGGTCATTTTATTGTTGCCAGAATTGTCACCGGGGTTGGTACTGGGTTCATGACATCGACGGTTCCAGTGTGGCAGTCCGAGTTATCGAGAGCAACCACTAGAGGTAAACTTATTATGTTGATGGGAAGTTTGATCACTGCAGGTGTAGCCACAGCTTATTGGGTTGATTTTGGCTTTTATTTTGTTAGTGACAATGACCCCAAAGGTATTTCATGGAGACTTCCAATTATTTTGCAAGTTATTTTCCCAATTGTGTTGCTAAGTGTTATTTTCAAAGTACCTGAATCTCCACGTTGGTTAATGTCCAAAAAAAGAGTTAAGGAAGCAAGAATCGTGTTTTCGGCAATTTATAACTTACCCGAGAATGACAGCGAAGTGGCCAGTCAGTTGGCAGAGATTCAAAGTGCATTAGAGTTAGAAGAGGCGGAATCAGCTGGATTTAATATTAAGGAATTGGTAAAACAGGGCCCAACAAGAAACTTTCAGAGATTAAGTTTGGCATGTTGGTCACAGATTTTCCAACAAATATCTGGAATAAACTTGATTACCTACTATGCGGGTactatttttgaaaaatacaTCCACATGTCACCATTCAATGCTAGAATCTTGGCTGCTTGTAATGGGACCGAGTACTTCTTGGCTTCATTGTTGGGTATCGTTTTCATTGAAAGAGTTGGAAGACGGaagttattgttttttggAGCCATTGGCCAAGCCTTGACCATGATGGCATTGACAATTTCCACATGGCAAGCAGATAAACAAAGAGCAGAAAACGGAGGTGGGTCTGGTGCCGGTATTGCTGCAGCTGTGTTCCTATTTGTATTTAATTCTGTTTTTGGAGTGCTGTATCTAGGAGGAACATGGTTATTACCAACAGAAGTTTCATCTTTACAATTAAGAGCAGCCACAGCAGCACTATCAACGTCGTGTAACtggattttcaattttatggTTGTCATGATTACTCCAGTTGCgtttcaaaatattagTTACTACACTTACACGATTTTTGCCTGCATTAACATTTTAATTGCTCCaatgatttatatattcTACCCAGAAACTTCAGGAAGAACATTGGAAGAATTAGATATCATATTCAGCAAGACCCCGGTTTGGAGACCATGGGAGGTTGTGGCCATAGAAAGAGAGACTCCGAAACGAGATTTCACAAAGGATATGGAAAAACCATTCACGGAACATATAGATCGTGTAGAACTGGATTGA
- a CDS encoding conserved hypothetical mitochondrial protein: MVKSIAIFGGNGFLGRKICEVGVRRGYEVTSFSRHGEPPQAVVHQPWVAKVNWERADIFQPLTYQDKLKNYGTIVHSIGILFENQSYKKAMNSNFNFLSDIQNLANNIMGSNPMQKDNVKSTYAAIQRDSAVVLADSYIQFKPEPPRNFVYISADKVPPLVPQEYITTKREAEFELSCKRGLRSIFLRPGAMYDETHEGGLTTRDVLLRGLRFGVGLKECLLGKHIAGELVRPVVSTEQVAESLYDALDDKEFEGVVTVDQIQSKK, encoded by the coding sequence ATGGtaaaatcaattgcaaTATTTGGTGGAAACGGGTTTCTTGGACGTAAAATATGTGAAGTGGGAGTTCGAAGAGGCTATGAAGTGACATCTTTTTCTAGACACGGCGAACCACCTCAAGCAGTAGTACATCAACCATGGGTTGCCAAAGTAAACTGGGAACGAGCCGATATTTTCCAGCCATTGACATATCAAGATAAGTTAAAGAATTATGGTACGATTGTTCATTCAATAGGTATATTATTTGAGAATCAGTCGTATAAGAAGGCCATGAATTCAAACTTTAATTTCTTGAGTGACATACAAAACTTGGCAAACAATATAATGGGAAGCAACCCAATGCAAAAAGACAATGTGAAGAGTACGTATGCTGCAATTCAACGAGATTCGGCAGTTGTGTTAGCTGATAGTTATATCCAGTTCAAACCTGAACCGCCACGGAATTTTGTCTATATATCTGCAGATAAGGTTCCGCCATTAGTCCCCCAAGAATATATCACCACGAAAAGGGAAGCTGAATTCGAATTGAGCTGCAAAAGGGGATTACGAAGTATATTTTTGAGACCAGGAGCAATGTATGATGAAACACACGAGGGTGGACTAACAACAAGAGATGTTTTATTACGGGGTTTGAGATTCGGTGTTGGGTTGAAAGAATGTCTTCTTGGGAAACACATTGCGGGAGAGCTCGTTAGGCCAGTGGTCTCAACTGAACAAGTTGCGGAATCTTTATACGATGCGTTAGATGATAAAGAGTTTGAAGGTGTAGTCACGGTTGATCAAATACAGAGTAAGAAATGA
- the PMR1 gene encoding Ca2+-translocating ATPase, putative (In S. cerevisiae: required for Ca2+ and Mn2+ transport into Golgi), giving the protein MSANPYDIEHKLPPQRANTPSLKYSQKSIEETAADLQTDIKVGLTNSQDVLNRRSIHGINELNGDEEESLLWKFVSSFYQDPLILLLIGSAVISFWMGNKDDAISITLAITIVVTVGFVQEYRSEKSLEALNKLVPAEAKLTRTGSTSSVLASVLVPGDLVHFSQGDRIPADIRLTEAVHLTIDESNLTGENRPVKKTIDTVTSSDPAVTERTDIAFMGTLVRDGHGSGIVVATAGQTVFGSVFEMMSDIEKPKTPLQQAMDKLGKDLSIFSFIVIGIICLIGIFQGRSWLDMFQISVSLAVAAIPEGLPIIVTVTLALGVLRMARQKAIVRRLPSVETLGSVNVICSDKTGTLTQNHMTVTKIWTADFKGSFNTPFLAVERLDDNTLHHQLTSNMHKVLECGNICNNARYSTESEKYVGNPSDIALVESLPHFGLEDMRGQKQRLYELPFSSNRKYMAVCVHTGDIEKSETIAKGATEKILQLCDRYYDENGSAKPLTEAIKESIHEKSRSLARDGLRVLAFAKNNKKFDEKTKEPTELVFCGLIGMKDPPRPKVGQSIARLMQGGVHVIMITGDSPTTAVNIARQIGIPVVGDHAVLTGDQIDSLSEEALTKAIHDVSVFARTTPEHKVTIVKALQRRGDIVAMTGDGVNDAPALKLADIGIAMGKNGTDVAKEAADMVLTDDDFSTILSAIEEGKGIFNNIQNFITFQLSTSIAALTLVALSTFFGLPNPLNAMQILWINILMDGPPAQSLGVEPVDHEVMNKPPRKRNDVILTRQVIRRVLQSAAIIIVGTMYVFIKEMTDGVITARDTTMTFTCFVLFDMFNALSCRHYSKSIFELGMTNQMFNFAVLGSLIGQFCAVYVPFFQSIFQTEALNFGDILRLIILTSTVFAVDEIRKWLRRRKTVYTNNYSYGV; this is encoded by the coding sequence ATGAGTGCTAATCCATATGATATAGAGCATAAGTTACCACCACAACGTGCAAACACTCCGTCACTCAAGTACTCTcagaaatcaattgaagaaactGCAGCAGACTTACAAACCGACATCAAGGTAGGTTTAACCAATAGCCAGGACGTGTTGAATAGACGATCCATTCATGGCATCAACGAATTAAATGGTGATGAAGAGGAGAGTCTATTGTGGAAATTCGTTTCATCTTTCTACCAAGATCCTTTGATTTTACTTTTGATTGGTTCTGCAGTGATTAGTTTTTGGATGGGGAATAAAGATGACGCTATATCAATCACATTAGCCATCACTATAGTCGTCACTGTTGGATTCGTGCAGGAATATAGGTCTGAAAAGTCCTTGGAAGCATTGAACAAGTTAGTCCCCGCAGAGGCTAAATTAACACGAACCGGAAGTACATCGAGTGTATTGGCCCTGGTTTTAGTTCCAGGTGACTTGGTCCATTTTTCGCAAGGTGATAGAATCCCTGCCGACATTAGATTGACAGAAGCAGTTCATTTAACCATCGATGAAAGTAATTTAACTGGTGAGAACAGACCCGTGAAAAAGACCATAGACACAGTTACCTCATCTGATCCAGCAGTCACAGAAAGAACTGACATTGCATTCATGGGTACATTAGTCAGAGACGGACACGGTAGtggtattgttgttgccaCCGCGGGCCAAACAGTATTTGGATCCGTGTTTGAAATGATGAGTGACATTGAAAAGCCCAAAACTCCATTACAACAAGCAATGGATAAATTGGGGAAAGACTTGTCTATTTTCAGTTTTATAGTTATCGGTATAATTTGTCTCATTGGTATATTCCAAGGCCGATCGTGGCTCGACATGTTTCAGATTTCCGTGTCTTTAGCAGTGGCTGCTATTCCTGAAGGGTTACCGATTATTGTTACAGTTACCTTAGCATTGGGTGTTTTACGTATGGCCAGACAAAAAGCAATTGTTAGACGTTTACCAAGCGTGGAAACATTGGGATCAGTCAATGTTATCTGCTCAGACAAGACCGGTACGCTAACCCAAAATCATATGACGGTGACAAAGATATGGACAGCTGATTTCAAGGGCAGCTTTAACACCCCCTTCTTGGCAGTAGAAAGACTAGATGACAATACCTTGCATCATCAGCTTACATCCAATATGCATAAAGTTTTGGAATGTGGTAATATTTGTAACAACGCCAGATATTCCACCGAGAGCGAAAAATACGTTGGGAACCCAAGTGATATCGCCCTTGTCGAAAGCTTGCCTCATTTTGGTTTGGAAGATATGAGAGGACAGAAACAAAGACTTTATGAATTGCCATTTTCTTCGAATAGAAAATACATGGCAGTTTGCGTGCACACTGGCgacattgaaaaatcagaaACTATTGCCAAAGGTGCCACAGAGAAAATATTGCAACTTTGTGATCGTTACTACGACGAAAATGGATCTGCGAAACCATTGACAGAAGCTATTAAAGAGTCCATTCACGAAAAGTCCCGTTCGTTGGCAAGAGATGGGTTGAGAGTGTTGGCGTTTGCTAAAAACAATAagaaatttgatgaaaaaacaaaagaaccCACAGAATTGGTATTTTGCGGCTTAATTGGTATGAAAGATCCCCCTAGACCAAAAGTAGGACAGTCAATTGCAAGATTAATGCAAGGTGGTGTACATGTTATTATGATTACTGGTGATTCGCCAACAACTGCTGTCAACATTGCCAGACAAATCGGTATCCCTGTTGTTGGGGACCATGCGGTATTGACAGGTGACCAAATTGATAGTTTGAGCGAAGAAGCCCTCACCAAAGCAATTCACGATGTCTCGGTATTTGCCAGAACAACCCCTGAGCATAAAGTAACTATTGTGAAAGCTTTGCAAAGAAGGGGCGACATTGTTGCCATGACTGGGGATGGTGTGAATGATGCCCCGGCTTTGAAATTGGCTGACATCGGTATAGCAATGGGTAAGAATGGTACAGATGTTGCTAAGGAAGCTGCAGATATGGTTTTGACAGATGACGACTTTTCTACAATTCTTAGTGCTATTGAAGAAGGTAAGGgtattttcaacaacataCAAAATTTTATCACCTTCCAATTGAGTACCAGTATCGCTGCATTGACTTTGGTAGCTTTATCTACCTTCTTTGGTTTGCCTAACCCCTTGAATGCTATGCAGATCTTGTGGATTAATATCTTGATGGATGGTCCTCCGGCACAGTCTCTTGGTGTAGAGCCAGTTGATCACGAAGTTATGAATAAACCTCCAAGAAAGCGTAACGATGTGATTCTTACCCGACAGGTGATCAGAAGAGTTTTGCAATCTGCTGCCATCATCATTGTTGGTACCATGTATGTTTTCATCAAGGAGATGACTGACGGTGTGATTACTGCTAGAGACACTACAATGACGTTTAcctgttttgttttgtttgatATGTTCAATGCCTTATCGTGTCGCCATTATTCCAAACTGATTTTTGAGTTGGGCATGACTAACCAGATGTTTAATTTTGCGGTTCTTGGATCATTGATAGGTCAATTTTGTGCTGTTTATGTGCCTTTTTTCCAAAGCATTTTCCAAACAGAGGCTTTAAACTTTGGTGATATTTTACgtttgattattttgacTAGTACTGTATTTGCTGTGGACGAAATTAGAAAGTGGTTGCGTAGAAGGAAGACGGTGTATACCAATAACTATAGTTATGGTGTATAG
- a CDS encoding protein required for respiratory growth, putative (Similar to S. cerevisiae SUA5): protein MVLFTLRRAMSYTTQILKVKPESIKFVSDKPQISDNETLTNLQIAAKELTTTHNAIGFPTETVYGLAGSALSDESVRSIYKAKNRPADNPLIVHISSIEQLKRKLINYEIPQIYLNLISHFWPGPLTILLPITKDSPISKLVTANQNTFAVRMPNHPVARALIAMSDTPIAAPSANASTRPSPTLAEHVYHDLNGKIPLILDGGACDVGVESTVIDGLVDPPMLLRPGGVSLEDIKRVGGKPWEHIIVAKKTAGKLEPVKTPGMKYRHYSPTAKVVLFVNCGDGINAIESYLTNNKLDASATKIALLKSKHFSEDHPDFVIKRLGTTGNEISHNLFKYLREVDEEDKVELIFVEGIDETNEGLAVMNRLSKAAMEVVNGGEA from the coding sequence ATGGTTCTATTTACTCTACGAAGAGCCATGTCATATACAACACAAATACTAAAAGTCAAACCTGAAAGCATAAAGTTTGTCAGTGATAAACCTCAAATCTCTGACAATGAAACCTTGACGAATTTACAAATTGCTGCCAAAGAACTAACAACTACACATAACGCAATAGGGTTCCCAACAGAAACGGTTTATGGACTTGCAGGGTCTGCATTATCTGACGAATCAGTCAGATCCATATACAAAGCCAAAAATAGACCAGCAGATAACCCTTTGATTGTACATATATCATCgattgaacaattgaaacGCAAGTTGATCAATTATGAAATACCACAAATCTACcttaatttgatttcccATTTTTGGCCCGGTCCGTTAACCATTCTCTTGCCAATAACCAAAGACAGCCCCATATCGAAATTGGTAACTGCCAACCAGAATACATTTGCTGTGAGAATGCCAAATCACCCAGTTGCCCGAGCATTGATTGCAATGAGCGATACACCAATTGCTGCCCCTTCCGCCAATGCATCAACTAGACCCAGTCCAACATTGGCTGAACACGTCTATCATGATTTAAACGGTAAGATACCTTTAATATTGGATGGTGGAGCATGTGATGTAGGTGTTGAAAGTACAGTTATTGACGGGTTAGTTGACCCACCAATGCTATTACGGCCAGGGGGAGTTTCATTAGAGGATATTAAACGTGTTGGGGGGAAACCATGGGAACATATTATTGTGGCGAAAAAGACAGCAGGGAAATTAGAACCAGTAAAGACACCAGGAATGAAATATCGACATTATTCGCCAACGGCAAAAGTGGTGCTATTTGTCAATTGTGGGGACGGTATAAATGCTATTGAAAGTTATTTGACCAACAATAAGCTTGATGCTAGTGCCACCAAGATAGCGTTATTGAAATCCAAACACTTTAGTGAGGACCACCCAGACTTTGTTATCAAAAGACTAGGAACTACGGGGAATGAGATATCtcataatttgtttaaatacTTGAGAGAAGTGGACGAAGAAGACAAGGTGGAATTGATCTTTGTCGAAGGAATAGATGAAACAAATGAAGGATTAGCAGTCATGAACCGCTTAAGCAAAGCTGCAATGGAAGTAGTTAATGGAGGGGAAGCATAG
- a CDS encoding importin subunit, putative (Similar to S. cerevisiae KAP114): MLGLIDLVLNQTSSDNEIRKNAEIQFSQIVKQDPSNATQTILQSALDISLPLDVRQACLLHLKRLVPQYWSMGFESFIGPPINQDTKQLIRSKLLQLATSTPESKIRSGAAYAIVQIASVDYPDEWPELINELYSATTQFQNETALLGGLQVLTDLFDDLITEEQFWEGGVGKEVVGHLNNILSQKLAADVKTQAIKLYESVLAILRSPEAFTTDERKQFVVNEITSTIQVLVQLLSERELNLVDLHLRSFIYKILAVIISQFHSKLALEVKQTILTLSIQDLHYLAPVYSKVALDGNHGIDVSSELEVSAVFTNLLDELFQTINSIQHDIPINNDQFVQDLIVCAVLPNEKLEEYELDLNAFVSDTTGLNVTPTVRDSIYDLLTELNPNDAATWFKSISSHLNDENWRKLEAQLVILEGLLGNDEELEDPGLSTFTRFITNHNTVITSRCFLLLPKYFEKFSNPNAKRVLVDMITFAARSVPRIKVSSLISFTYYKHVTELTSLDKSIQPQLFKLVYSLIEDCEEDGLPVLLEAIGDTITINPSYASAVTISQGVNVIDLIFKIAFKDPANVQLITDSSECLTASLENTSVSDYMIACEKSLPFIFNIMQSSNGDYTPELYLSLELLSIIIKSCPGGELPAQIFSYAFPILRKILLDSFDNQILQSGGEVFNELIRKGSKSFLDYKDPATKESGIDCMLKIVSKFLSPELSDSAANKCGSIVISLIDQFQNYLSSDFLTQILESAANRLVIAKETATIENLVMVFCQLVLKSPVEMIEFLSNMQLQGKSGLAVVLPIWFDSYEVTRGYEQIKQNSLALGKIFSLGDPRIENLVVNGDIIPYDGDLIITRSMAQTMPDKFTQISASLKILKLLVSELQFQCQQPNAEEYLPVQEDDNDEGWEDMDDIGVPNFEKLKSYINDDKKHETDEGLKNLLTQFFRECTAKNLGDFQRYYEELSDDEKKVITENLIF; this comes from the coding sequence ATGTTAGGCttgattgatttggttCTAAACCAAACTAGTTCAGATAATGAGATCAGAAAGAATGcagaaattcaattcagCCAAATAGTCAAGCAAGATCCATCTAATGCAACTCAAACAATTTTGCAGCTGGCTCTTGATATTTCACTTCCACTAGACGTTAGACAGGCATGCTTATTACACTTGAAGCGATTAGTACCACAATACTGGTCAATGGGGtttgaatcatttattgGCCCTCCAATAAATCAAGACACGAAACAGTTGATAAGATCAAAACTATTGCAGTTGGCCACTTCTACCCCCGAATCGAAAATTAGAAGCGGTGCCGCCTATGCTATTGTTCAAATTGCTTCTGTTGATTATCCCGACGAATGGCCCGAGTTGATAAATGAATTGTACAGTGCCACTACACAATTCCAGAACGAGACAGCGTTACTTGGTGGATTACAAGTGTTGACTGACctatttgatgatttgatcACCGAAGAACAATTTTGGGAAGGCGGTGTTGGTAAAGAAGTAGTTGGCCATTTGAATAATATCTTGAGTCAAAAATTGGCCGCTGACGTCAAGACCCAGGCAATAAAATTATACGAAAGTGTTTTGGCTATTCTAAGAAGTCCAGAAGCATTCACAACCGATGAAAGAAAACAGTTTGttgttaatgaaattacTTCTACAATCCAAGTATTAGTTCAATTGCTTTCAGAAAGGGAATTAAATCTTGTTGACTTGCATTTAAGAAGCTTTATTTACAAGATCCTTGCTGTCATCATTAGTCAATTCCACTCCAAACTCGCTCTTGAAGTTAAACAGACAATCTTGACATTAAGTATTCAAGATCTCCATTACCTTGCACCAGTTTATAGCAAGGTTGCATTGGACGGAAACCATGGGATTGATGTGTCTTCCGAATTAGAGGTTTCAGCCGTGTTTACCAATCTtcttgatgaattatttcaaaCCATCAATTCCATCCAACATGATATCCCAATAAACAACGACCAATTCGTTCAGGATTTGATTGTCTGTGCAGTATTACCAAACgaaaaattagaagaatACGAGCTTGACTTGAATGCCTTTGTCAGCGACACAACCGGTTTGAACGTCACCCCAACTGTTCGAGACTCAATCTATGATTTGTTGACTGAATTAAATCCTAATGATGCCGCTACTTGGTTTAAATCTATTTCCTCGCATCTTAATGACGAAAATTGGAGAAAACTAGAAGCACAGTTGGTCATTCTCGAAGGGTTGCTCGGCAACGACGAGGAGTTGGAGGATCCGGGATTATCTACATTCACTAGGTTTATCACTAACCATAACACAGTAATCACTTCCAGATGCTTTTTATTGTTGCCTAAAtactttgaaaaattctcTAATCCAAATGCAAAGAGGGTACTTGTTGACATGATCACATTTGCCGCAAGAAGTGTGCCAAGAATTAAGGTATCCTCCCTCATTAGTTTTACCTATTACAAGCATGTGACCGAATTGACTTCCTTGGACAAATCGATCCAACCACAGCTTTTTAAGCTTGTTTATTCTTTGATTGAAGATTGCGAAGAAGATGGACTTCCAGTCTTGTTAGAGGCAATTGGTGATACCATAACTATAAACCCCAGTTATGCTTCGGCTGTCACCATCAGTCAGGGTGTCAACGTTATTGACTTGATATTTAAAATTGCATTCAAAGATCCAGCTAATGTGCAATTGATTACCGACAGCTCGGAATGCTTGACCGCACTGTTGGAAAACACCAGTGTCCTGGATTATATGATTGCGTGTGAAAAATCGTTGccatttattttcaacattATGCAATCATCTAATGGCGATTATACCCCCGAGTTGTATTTGTCGTTGGAATTATTAAGCAttataattaaatcatGCCCTGGAGGCGAACTACCAGCACAAATTTTCCTGTATGCATTTCCAATATTGCGAAAGATATTGCTCGACTCATTTGATAATCAGATATTGCAAAGTGGGGGCGAAGTGTTTAATGAGTTGATTAGAAAAGGATCCAAGTCTTTTCTTGATTACAAAGATCCAGCCACAAAAGAGTCAGGCATTGATTGCATGTTAAAAATTGTTTCCAAGTTTCTTTCACCAGAATTATCCGACAGTGCTGCTAACAAGTGTGGATCCATTGTAATTTCGTTgattgatcaatttcaaaattactTGCTGTCGGATTTTTTGACTCAAATCCTAGAAAGTGCAGCCAATCGATTAGTCATTGCCAAAGAGACAGCAactattgaaaatttggtCATGGTGTTTTGCCAATTGGTTTTAAAGTCCCCTGTGGAAATGATTGAGTTTTTAAGCAATATGCAGTTACAAGGAAAATCTGGGTTAGCTGTTGTGCTTCCAATTTGGTTTGATAGTTATGAAGTTACTAGAGGATACGAgcaaattaaacaaaattcATTAGCATTGGGTAAAATATTCAGTTTGGGCGATCCAAGAATCGAGAATTTAGTGGTTAATGGTGATATAATCCCTTACGATGGTGATTTGATCATTACAAGGTCAATGGCACAGACAATGCCCGATAAGTTTACGCAAATATCTGCATCGCtaaagattttgaaattgttagTTAGTGAATTGCAATTTCAGTGCCAACAACCTAATGCTGAAGAGTATTTACCTGTACAAGAAGATGACAATGACGAGGGATGGGAAGATATGGACGACATCGGAGTTcctaattttgaaaaactaAAAAGCTACATCAACGATGACAAAAAGCATGAGACTGATGAaggattgaaaaatttgttaaCACAGTTTTTCCGAGAATGCACTGCTAAGAACTTGGGAGATTTCCAGAGATATTACGAGGAATTAAGTGACGACGAAAAGAAAGTGATTACtgaaaatttaattttttag